The proteins below are encoded in one region of Bacillota bacterium:
- the whiA gene encoding DNA-binding protein WhiA — protein sequence MSFSQNAKAELSRVFPPSIQGLICELCGIIYYAGDNGQIEDGFSIAVGSAAIARKAYTMVKKLVDLTVTIMVRNKIRLQQGRTYIVAVERQPGYDRLLDFLPASEEALAEVITAGGPSEMAAFLRGSFLACGSITNPEKNYHLEMVCQRQGQAEMLVQAAKACNVDFRVSHRKGVPVVYVKEGEQIVHFLNMAGANNALLTLENIRVWKELRNQVNRRVNCETANMDKTVKAAMEQIRAIKVLADTIGLSKLPKSLQGVARLRLDYPYASLKELGTLLDPPISKSAVNHRMRRIEKLAKELTNTKGAEGLDT from the coding sequence ATGTCCTTTTCTCAAAATGCCAAGGCGGAGTTGTCCCGTGTTTTTCCACCGAGTATCCAGGGTCTGATCTGTGAACTATGTGGGATTATATATTACGCTGGGGACAATGGGCAAATCGAAGATGGATTCAGCATCGCCGTTGGCAGCGCGGCCATCGCTCGCAAAGCCTATACCATGGTCAAGAAGCTGGTGGATTTGACGGTCACCATTATGGTGCGCAACAAGATTCGCCTGCAACAGGGTCGCACCTATATTGTTGCGGTAGAGCGGCAACCGGGATACGACAGGCTCTTGGATTTTCTCCCGGCCAGTGAGGAAGCCTTAGCTGAAGTGATCACAGCTGGGGGTCCTTCGGAAATGGCAGCGTTCCTGCGGGGTAGCTTCCTTGCCTGTGGCTCCATTACTAACCCGGAGAAAAACTACCATCTGGAGATGGTTTGTCAGCGACAGGGTCAGGCAGAGATGCTGGTTCAGGCGGCTAAGGCCTGTAACGTAGACTTTCGCGTGTCCCACAGAAAGGGTGTGCCGGTGGTTTACGTGAAAGAGGGCGAGCAAATCGTCCACTTCCTGAATATGGCTGGAGCCAACAATGCCCTTCTGACCCTGGAAAATATCCGAGTTTGGAAGGAACTGCGCAATCAGGTTAATCGCCGAGTAAATTGTGAAACCGCGAACATGGATAAGACGGTGAAGGCGGCCATGGAGCAGATCCGAGCGATTAAGGTATTGGCAGATACCATTGGGCTGAGCAAACTGCCCAAGTCCCTTCAGGGTGTGGCGCGGCTGCGCTTGGACTATCCCTACGCCAGTCTCAAGGAGTTGGGAACCCTGTTAGATCCGCCGATTAGCAAATCCGCGGTGAATCATCGGATGCGCAGGATCGAGAAACTGGCCAAGGAGCTTACCAACACTAAGGGAGCCGAGGGTTTAGATACATGA